The Podarcis raffonei isolate rPodRaf1 chromosome 2, rPodRaf1.pri, whole genome shotgun sequence genome window below encodes:
- the LOC128409436 gene encoding zinc finger protein 135-like has protein sequence MHTVEKQLEGMEYVNNFSGSRRLQKRQRIHTDEKPFKCMECGKSFNRGVELNIHHRTHMGEKPYKCMECGKSFSHSQTLKTHHRTHTGEKPFKCMECGKSFNRGVELNIHHRTHTGEKPYKCMECGKSFSHSSNLPRHQRTHTGEKPYKCMECGKSFSHSQTLKTHHRTHTGEKPFKSTECGKSFHNSGNLNSHHRTHTGEKPFKCMECGKSFRVNGKLRRHQQTHTEEKPFKCAECGKSFCHSKALIKHQQTHTGEKPFKCTECGKSFSYKRKLRIHQRTHTGEKPYKCMECGKSFSQSSSLSRHQRTHTGEKPYKCMECGKSFHSSGNLNSHHRTHTGEKPFKCMECGKSFCQRGGLTKHQQSHLGRNLKMY, from the exons ATGCACACAGTGGAGAAAcaattggaaggtatggagtacGTAAATAATTTCAGTGGGAGTCGGCGGCTTCAAAAAcgtcaacggattcacacagatgagaaaccatttaaatgtatggagtgtggaaagagcttcaatcgcgGTGTAGAACTTAATATACATCACCGAACTCACATGg gggagaaaccatataaatgtatggagtgtggaaagagcttcagtcatagtcAAACCCTTAAAACGCATCATcgaactcacacaggtgagaaaccatttaaatgtatggagtgtggaaagagcttcaatcgcgGTGTAGAACTTAATATACATCACCGAACTCACACGggtgagaaaccatataaatgtatggagtgtggaaagagcttcagtcatagtaGCAACCTTCCaagacaccaacgaactcacacaggggagaaaccatataaatgtatggagtgtggaaagagcttcagtcatagtcAAACCCTTAAAACGCATCATcgaactcacacaggtgagaaaccatttaaatctacggaatgtggaaagagcttccataACAGTGGAAACCTTAATTCACATCATCGAACTCACACTG gtgagaaaccatttaaatgtatggagtgtggaaagagcttcagagttaatggaaaacttagaagacatcaacaaactcacacagaggaaaaaccatttaaatgtgcagagtgtggaaaaagcttctgtCATAGTAAAGCGCTTATAAAACATCAGcagacccacacaggggagaaaccatttaaatgtacggaatgtggaaagagcttctcttATAAGAggaaacttagaatacatcaacgaactcacacaggggagaaaccatataaatgtatggagtgtggaaagagcttcagtcaaagtagCAGCCTTTCaagacaccaacgaactcacacaggggagaaaccatataaatgtatggagtgtggaaagagcttccataGCAGTGGAAACCTTAATTCACATCATCGAACTCACactggtgagaaaccatttaaatgtatggagtgtggaaagagcttctgtcaGAGGGGAGGCCTTACAAAGCATCAACAGTCTCACTTGGGAAGGAACCTTAAAATGTATTGA
- the LOC128409470 gene encoding gastrula zinc finger protein XlCGF71.1-like: protein MHCGKDFRGSGIPSKHHGTHTGEKPYKCIECGKSFLLSKHLNAHHRTHTGEKPFSCMECGKTFSQSGNFKRHQRIHTGEKPFKCIECGKCFSDSGNLTNHQRTHTEEKPFKCIVCEKSFNCRGNLRRHKRIHTGEKSFKCMACGKTFRERAKLTIHLRTHTGEKPFKCMECETCFRHRESLKMHQYTHTGNKPYKCFECGKCFSQRESLKMHQYTHTGDKPYKCFECGKCFIQSGSLNVHLQTHTREKPFKCMDCGNNFINSGTLRRHQQTHMGKTI from the coding sequence ATGCATTGCGGAAAGGACTTCCGTGGGAGTGGAATTCCTTCAAAACATCAcggaactcacacaggggagaaaccatataaatgtatagagtgtggaaaaagcttccttTTGAGTAAACACCTTAATGCACATCATCGAACTCACACTGGTGAGAAACCATTCAgttgtatggagtgcggaaagaccttcagtcagagtggaaactTTAAAAGACATCAGCgaattcacactggggagaaaccatttaaatgcatagaatgtggaaagtgcttcagtgatAGTGGAAACCTTACAaaccatcaacgaactcacacagaagagaagccatttaaatgcatagtgtgtgaaaagagcttcaatTGTAgaggaaaccttagaagacataagcgaattcacacaggggaaaagtcatttaaatgtatggcatgtggaAAGACCTTCCGTGAAAGGGCAAAACTTACCATACAtctacgaactcacacaggggaaaaaccatttaaatgcatggagtgtgaaaCATGCTTCCGTCATAGAGAATCGCTGAAAATGCATCAATATACTCATACAGGAAataaaccatataaatgttttgaGTGTGGAAAATGCTTCAGTCAGAGAGAATCGCTGAAAATGCATCAGTATACTCATACAGGAGataaaccatataaatgttttgaGTGTGGAAAATGCTTCATTCAGAGTGGAAGCCTTAATGTACATCTACAAactcacacaagggagaaaccttttaaatgcatggattgtGGAAATAACTTCATTAAtagtggaacacttagaagacatcagcaAACTCACATGGGGAAAACAATTTGA